Proteins encoded in a region of the Anopheles ziemanni chromosome 2, idAnoZiCoDA_A2_x.2, whole genome shotgun sequence genome:
- the LOC131294208 gene encoding serine protease easter-like, with product MVSACDPDLPAFYTDVAKFRGWIDERDKIIGEQNLLKQSSCGAVRKNNYTNEIEQAVVNQYPWNVLLEYTRTRKDSTEQLLTCSGVLVHPRYVLTVGHCATGMLSKYKLTSVRVGEFNINTPEDLDASVPAKSFTSQSVDIEKVLPHPQMNNPLYSNDLALIKLKHEAGTGKENVLPICLPSVDEYKEEGVTLTGWKRSKRLFPKLEQDAMNISSAAQCQNQYSALQLDLPSADDMLCAQYKSRAKGRCHNYAAGSPLQYIKVVDQKPRYFLAGLMMFSLPHCRPNATEVFVSLVGSTKWIKNTILIS from the exons ATGGTCAGTGCCTGTGATCCCGATCTTCCCGCTTTCTACACCGACGTAGCGAAGTTCAGGGGCTGGATCGACGAGCGTGATAAGATTATCGGCGAGCAGAACCTTCTCAAGCAGTCGAGTTGTGGTGCTGtgaggaaaaataattacacCAACGAGATCGAACAGGCGGTGGTCAATCAGTATCCGTGGAACGTGCTTCTAGAGTACACGCGTACGAGAAAGGATTCCACTGAGCAGCTTCTTACCTGCAGCGGAGTGTTGGTACATCCTCGCTATGTGCTGACTGTGGGACATTGCGCCACAGGCATGTTGAGCAAGTACAAACT gACATCGGTACGTGTCGGTGAATTCAACATCAATACGCCGGAGGACTTGGACGCATCGGTACCAGCCAAAAGTTTCACATCACAATCTGTCGACATTGAAAAGGTCCTTCCTCACCCGCAAATGAATAATCCGCTGTACAGCAATGATTTGGCGCTTATCAAACTCAAGCACGAAGCCGGTACGGGCAAAGAGAACGTCCTTCCAATCTGTCTGCCCAGTGTGGACGAATACAAGGAGGAGGGCGTGACGTTGACCGGCTGGAAGCGGAGCAAACGGCTCTTCCCGAAGCTCGAGCAGGACGCGATGAACATTTCCTCGGCCGCCCAGTGCCAAAACCAGTACAGTGCGCTCCAGCTGGACCTTCCCTCGGCCGACGATATGCTCTGCGCTCAGTACAAAAGTCGCGCGAAGGGCCGCTGTCACAACTACGCCGCCGGATCGCCGCTGCAGTACATCAAGGTGGTCGACCAGAAGCCCCGCTACTTCCTGGCCGGACTGATGATGTTCAGCTTACCGCACTGCCGACCGAACGCCACCGAGGTGTTCGTGAGCCTTGTTGGGTCCACCAAGTGGATCAAAAACACCATCCTCATCTCCTAG
- the LOC131294209 gene encoding protein artichoke-like translates to MGFARASTLIVIFVFVYVTISLAKPLYECSDNECRFEVKRDEVITDGKSTKFALTAEDGLISVEFYDSSLPTIPTSLFDGENGNRINELTASRSGVLAIHPDTFGQAHALQRLVLDENLIKELDRNPFANATSLIIIRIRSNQIATIGESTFQGLSRLEDIDLDKNNIRKLPPKLFAGLRNLQRISLIQNRIRNLEEHLFDDLLSLEELYLNKNDIENLSNKAFVGTPQLINLDLQGNRITSIDPEVFKPLVKLDHMNLNSNNLKTLSPETFSSLRLLTYLDLGNNLLQELPKKLFRDTVNLQRMFLSNNAITHLDPDTFKTLRSLLSLMLDSNRLKTLHVTLFNSLTELEYLRLADNDLRHIKPGTFDHLTKLRILGLKNIGISSIDDGTFRELESVWTLKLSNNHIKALSNRSLEGLKQLWLLDLDGNEIRTIDEGVLCAHELLVTVTLKGNKLSHVPPEAFNCLKQLGNLNLSGNRLQNISLSLENLAKLDMSNNRLRNLSEDLFLGVTNLEELNMDNNHLEAIPNGITKLSSLKTLSLRNNKISSTTVDIEWRSLSRLYLSNNEIEHISVTQYPHLGLLDLEKNRITNIPEGTFAGTNLQELNLAENRLTGPLENSFVPGLSSLGNDSIENLSILDTLDLSGNTISEITANNLDGISGLTGFYLNDNNGVSIEDLSGLNKFNQLEELSISADSWIVPNNFLSNKTSLKKLYMQGSRFSSLPADFFQACSISLEVLTISNNNDLSTLPTRFFKDVPWLLELTLSNNNLTTLEPKVFDSVFKLNYLDLSSNPLKTLDKDLFQETSRLATLKLQNIKVTNLSIGIFDSLDQLITLDLSSNQLSTLPNGIFHNLFFLESLSLEHNAIEQLDPGVFDGALRLKSIFLGYNKLSTLHPRLFSNLLRIDTLNLAYNKFVSFDLTTTDFQDTLKNLNIDGNGLMSLKISPTLGILSAADNQLSAIEVNQTSGLFSALTQLSAQRNRFNNFNNFVQFKSLVDLDVSFNYFNELDIGTISTKLQDLRKLNVSNSRVQQIISDGINTQENLTHLDISNNNLTSLELNAFERFSSLEHFIFTGN, encoded by the exons ATGGGCTTTGCAAGAGCAAG CACACTGATAGTTATTTTTGTGTTCGTTTACGTCACAATCAGTTTGGCAAAACCTTTGTACGAGTGTTCTGATAATGAGTGTCGCTTTGAGGTAAAACGGGATGAAGTCATCACGGATGGAAAATCGACAAAATTTGCTCTGACTGCTGAAGATGGGCTTATTAGTGTGGAGTTTTATGATTCGAGTTTGCCTACAATTCCGACATCGCTTTTCGATGGTGAAAATGGTAACAGAATAAACGAATTGACCGCATCTAGATCGGGTGTGTTGGCCATACATCCAGATACATTTGGTCAGGCGCATGCGTTGCAAAGGCTCGTCTTGGATGAAAACCTCATCAAGGAACTGGACCGTAATCCGTTTGCGAATGCAACAAGTTTGATAATCATCCGAATTCGGAGCAATCAGATCGCCACTATCGGCGAGTCCACCTTCCAAGGATTGTCGAGGTTGGAAGACATTGATTTGGATAAAAACAACATACGAAAACTTCCTCCCAAGCTGTTCGCTGGCCTAAGAAATCTGCAACGGATATCTTTGATTCAAAATCGCATCAGGAATCTGGAGGAACATCTGTTCGACGATCTGCTATCGTTGGAAGAGCTTTACCTGAATaagaacgacatcgaaaatCTCAGCAACAAAGCCTTCGTTGGTACACCGCAGCTTATAAATCTCGATTTGCAAGGGAATCGGATCACTTCAATCGATCCGGAAGTGTTCAAGCCATTGGTAAAGTTGGACCATATGAATTTGAACTCGAACAATCTGAAGACTCTCTCACCGGAAACATTCTCATCGCTCCGTCTGCTCACTTATCTGGACTTGGGAAATAATTTGTTGCAAGAACTGCCCAAAAAATTATTTCGTGATACAGTTAATCTTCAAAGAATGTTCCTGAGCAATAACGCAATTACTCATCTTGATCCTGACACTTTTAAGACATTGAGAAGCTTACTATCATTGATGTTGGATTCCAACCGGTTAAAAACATTACATGTGACTTTGTTTAACAGCCTGACCGAGTTGGAGTACTTGCGGTTGGCTGACAACGATCTACGTCACATCAAACCCGGCACATTTGATCATTTAACGAAGCTGAGAATACTTGGACTAAAAAATATCGGTATATCGTCCATAGATGATGGCACGTTCCGGGAACTCGAATCCGTTTGGACACTTAAGCTAAGCAACAATCATATCAAAGCTTTATCAAACCGCTCTCTGGAAGGATTGAAACAACTGTGGTTACTCGATTTGGATGGTAATGAAATCAGGACGATCGATGAGGGTGTTTTGTGCGCGCATGAACTATTGGTGACCGTAACGCTCAAGGGAAACAAGCTTAGTCATGTGCCCCCCGAAGCATTCAACTGTTTAAAACAGTTGGGAAACCTCAACCTCAGTGGGAATcgtctgcaaaacatttcgttGTCGCTCGAAAATCTAGCCAAGCTCGACATGTCCAACAATCGGCTCCGCAACCTATCGGAAGATCTTTTTCTGGGAGTGACAAATCTTGAAGAGCTGAATATGGATAATAATCATCTGGAGGCCATCCCGAACGGAATAACGAAACTGTCGTCACTGAAAACATTGTCTCtgagaaacaacaaaatcagtTCAACCACTGTTGATATCGAATGGCGGTCTTTGTCTCGACTGTACCTGTCAAATAACGAGATTGAACACATTTCTGTAACACAATATCCACACTTGGGGTTATTAGACCTCGAAAAGAACCGCATTACGAACATTCCGGAGGGTACATTTGCTGGAACCAACTTGCAAGAATTGAATTTAGCGGAGAACCGACTAACTGGACCATTAGAAAACAGCTTTGTACCTG GCCTGAGCAGCCTCGGCAACGATTCTATTGAAAACCTATCCATACTGGACACTCTGGATCTATCTGGAAACACAATTTCCGAAATTACAGCTAACAATTTGGATGGCATTAGTGGGTTGACAGGATTCTACTTAAACGACAATAATGGAGTGAGCATTGAAGATTTGAGTGGTTTAAATAAGTTCAATCAACTGGAGGAACTTTCGATTTCTGCGGATAGTTGGATAGTTCCCAATAATTTTCTGAGTAATAAAACATCGCTCAAGAAGCTGTACATGCAGGGCTCCCGATTTTCCAGCTTGCCAGCAGATTTCTTCCAGGCCTGTTCTATCTCATTAGAAGTTTTAACGATATCAAACAACAACGACCTATCGACGCTTCCCACACGTTTCTTCAAAGATGTCCCATGGCTTCTGGAGCTGACGCTATCAAACAACAACCTGACCACGTTGGAGCCGAAAGTATTTGATTCTGTGTTTAAACTGAACTATTTGGATCTTTCAAGCAATCCGTTGAAAACGTTAGACAAAGATTTGTTCCAGGAAACCAGCAGACTCGCGACTCTGAAGCTACAAAATATAAAGGTTACTAACCTTTCGATTGGCATTTTTGATAGTCTTGACCAACTGATCACCCTGGATCTGAGCAGTAATCAACTATCTACACTGCCAAATGGAATCTTCCATAATCTGTTCTTTCTAGAAAGCCTTTCATTGGAGCACAATGCTATCGAACAGTTGGATCCTGGCGTTTTCGATGGAGCTTTGCGGTTGAAGAGCATCTTCCTCGGCTACAACAAGTTAAGCACTCTTCACCCTCGCCTGTTCAGCAACTTGTTGCGAATTGACACACTAAATCTGGCATACAACAAGTTCGTGAGCTTCGATCTGACGACCACAGACTTCCAGGACACACTGAAAAACCTCAACATAGATGGAAACGGCCTTATGTCGCTGAAAATCTCACCAACCCTTGGGATTTTATCAGCAGCTGACAACCAACTGTCCGCGATCGAAGTTAATCAAACGAGCGGCTTATTCAGCGCTCTTACCCAGCTTTCCGCCCAACGCAATCGGTTCAACAACTTTAACAATTTTGTGCAGTTCAAATCTCTGGTCGATCTGGATGTCTCCTTCAACTACTTTAACGAGCTGGACATTGGCACTATCTCTACGAAGCTGCAGGATCTTCGCAAGCTGAACGTATCGAACAGTCGCGTACAACAGATAATATCGGATGGAATCAACACTCAAGAGAATCTTACCCATCTGGACATTTCGAACAACAATCTTACGAGCCTGGAATTGAATGCATTCGAAAGGTTCTCCTCGTTGGAGCACTTTATCTTCACTGGAAACTAA
- the LOC131294210 gene encoding CUB and peptidase domain-containing protein 1-like, with protein sequence MGKVISNWRGFFCVFVGLLLPAGPAHSVPIEGCGVRKLDAIGLIVKGQDARPGDWPWHVAIYDGKNTKTPTYACGGSIISEYFVLTAAHCFQEPNPVRYSFKTGVHLLNSDIDTINYALFEIIIHPKFDRKLYNDIALLRPENKIVFKSTNVWPICLWSEEANVINVLQVSGISVGFGFNENHEVSNLLQQAAMNLTARQRCIEMMPDHLDYLAQDEGKICAVGKESGSSVCSGDSGGGLYYANDKVWYLRGIVSAGARKDLGNGQTSCDTSLPATYTDVAKYRPWIDAHEKILDERNLLKDDSCGEVRNDNITDEGKKPIFNQYPWNALLEFREAGKPQTHLVCSGVLIHPRYVLTVGHCLDGILRGFSLASVRLGEFNLRTTNDTDPAVPGEATTTQSVDVETYYRHPKINQPMYSNDWALVKLKHDASLSKHNIRTICLPSLDDFKETSLTLTGWKRNKFVFPKLERDTMNLSSPVQCRDEYKKLGINLPATDDMVCAFHKDQPKANCNNYATGSPLQYIKVVDKKPRYFLAGLMVLNFPFCRMNGSEVFVSLTGASEWIKKTVIG encoded by the exons ATGGGAAAGGTTATCAGCAACTGGCGGGGATTTTTCTGCGTATTCGTTGGACTACTGCTCCCAGCTGGGCCAGCGCATAGTGTACCCATTGAAG GATGTGGCGTGCGTAAGCTGGACGCCATCGGGTTGATAGTGAAAGGACAGGATGCCCGTCCGGGTGACTGGCCGTGGCATGTTGCCATTTACgatgggaaaaatacaaaaactccAACGTACGCGTGCGGTGGCTCGATCATAAGCGAGTACTTCGTACTTACCG ccGCACATTGCTTTCAGGAGCCGAATCCGGTTAGATACTCCTTTAAAACGGGCGTACATCTCCTCAACTCTGACATTGATACGATCAATTACGCACTGTTTGAGATCATCATCCATCCAAAGTTCGACCGGAAGCTCTACAACGACATCGCACTACTACGGCCGGAAAATAAGATCGTGTTCAAGAGTACCAACGTGTGGCCGATCTGCCTTTGGTCGGAGGAAGCGAATGTGATTAATGTGCTTCAAGTGTCGGGGATTTCGGTCGGCTTCGGATTCAACGAAAACCACGAGGTCAGCAATCTCCTGCAGCAGGCGGCAATGAATCTGACCGCAAGACAgcgctgcatagagatgatgCCCGATCATCTGGACTATCTGGCGCAGGATGAGGGCAAAATCTGCGCCGTCGGCAAGGAGAGCGGATCGAGTGTATGCTCCGGTGACAGTGGCGGTGGGCTTTACTACGCGAACGATAAAGTTTGGTACTTGCGCGGCATTGTAAGTGCAGGTGCAAGAAAGGACCTTGGCAATGGGCAAACGTCCTGCGATACGTCACTGCCAGCCACCTACACGGACGTGGCGAAGTACAGACCCTGGATCGACGCACACGAGAAGATTCTTGACGAACGGAACCTCCTGAAGGATGACTCGTGCGGTGAGGTGCGGAACGACAACATTACGGATGAAGGCAAGAAACCGATCTTCAACCAGTATCCGTGGAATGCCCTGTTGGAGTTCCGAGAGGCCGGTAAACCGCAAACTCATCTGGTGTGCAGTGGAGTACTGATACACCCTCGGTATGTGCTGACCGTAGGGCACTGTCTGGATGGAATTTTAAGAGGTTTTTCGCT TGCATCGGTACGCCTCGGAGAGTTCAACCTACGCACAACGAATGACACAGATCCCGCAGTGCCTGGAGAAGCAACTACAACACAATCTGTTGACGTCGAAACGTACTATCGTCATccgaaaataaaccaacccATGTACAGCAACGATTGGGCACTCGTCAAGCTGAAGCACGATGCCTCACTGTCCAAGCACAACATCCGCACCATCTGTCTCCCCAGTCTGGACGACTTTAAAGAGACAAGCCTAACACTGACCGGCTGGAAGCGAAATAAGTTCGTCTTTCCGAAGCTCGAGCGAGACACGATGAATCTGAGCTCGCCGGTCCAATGTCGGGATGAGTATAAGAAACTCGGCATCAATCTACCGGCCACCGATGATATGGTTTGTGCGTTCCACAAGGATCAACCGAAGGCCAATTGCAACAACTACGCCACGGGATCGCCCCTGCAGTACATAAAGGTGGTCGACAAGAAGCCCCGCTACTTCCTGGCCGGACTGATGGTGCTCAATTTTCCGTTCTGCCGTATGAATGGGTCGGAAGTGTTCGTCAGCCTTACTGGGGCCTCCGAGTGGATTAAGAAAACGGTGATCGGATGA
- the LOC131283153 gene encoding BTB/POZ domain-containing protein Tiwaz, with the protein MERDRDRDRDRERDRNAVTERDVKPLEPRDLSATRLFTATQIKISTSPTTSPTISNSSSPTPTPPIPAGSPAVTGVGSGYHHANHKQITGIPCVAAASKYTAPVHIDVGGTIYTSSLETLTKYPDSRLAKLFNGCIPIVLDSLKQHYFIDRDGGMFRHILNFMRNSKLLVSEDFPDLELLLEEAKYFDIVPMIKQIEHLKKERQRSGNGIPPFGGSRSKCKAGAQDTTNHDVVALHVSPDLGERILISAERAVLDEVFPETNQAILDARTGAAWNQFDGRQVIRFPLNGYCKLNSIQVLTRLLNAGFSVEASTGGGVESQQFSEYLLIRKSSM; encoded by the exons ATGGAGCGGGACCGTGATCGTGACCGGGATCGTGAGCGTGATCGCAACGCCGTGACCGAGCGCGACGTGAAACCGCTGGAACCGCGCGATCTGTCCGCGACGCGCCTGTTCACCGCGACGCAGATCAAAATCAGCACCTCGCCCACCACCTCGCCCACCATCTCGAATTCGTCGTCGCCCACGCCCACCCCGCCCATCCCGGCCGGCTCGCCCGCGGTCACCGGCGTCGGCAGCGGGTATCACCACGCGAACCACAAGCAGATCACCGGCATCCCGTGCGTTGCCGCCGCGTCCAAGTACACGGCCCCGGTGCACATCGATGTCGGCGGGACGATCTACACcagctcgttggaaactttaACCAA ATATCCCGACTCGCGGCTAGCGAAACTGTTCAACGGCTGCATCCCGATCGTGCTGGACTCGCTGAAGCAGCACTACTTCATCGACCGCGATGGGGGCATGTTCCGCCACATACTCAACTTTATGCGCAACTCCAAGCTGCTGGTGTCGGAGGACTTTCCCGACCTCGAGCTGCTCCTGGAGGAGGCCAAGTATTTCGATATTGTTC CTATGATCAAACAGATAGAGCATCTCAAAAAGGAACGCCAACGCAGCGGGAACGGCATCCCGCCCTTCGGGGGCAGCCGGAGCAAGTGCAAGGCCGGGGCGCAGGACACGACGAACCACGACGTGGTGGCGCTGCACGTTTCGCCCGACCTCGGCGAGCGCATCCTGATCTCGGCCGAGCGTGCCGTCCTGGACGAGGTGTTCCCCGAGACGAACCAGGCAATTCTGGACGCCCGGACCGGCGCCGCCTGGAACCAGTTCGACGGCCGGCAGGTGATACGGTTCCCGCTCAATGGCTACTGCAAGCTGAACTCCATCCAGGTGCTGACCCGGCTACTGAACGCCGGCTTCAGCGTCGAGGCCAGCACGGGCGGGGGCGTCGAGTCGCAGCAGTTCTCCGAGTATCTGCTGATTCGCAAAAGTTCGATGTGA
- the LOC131294211 gene encoding leucine-rich repeat transmembrane neuronal protein 4-like, which produces MDTQTVTSMDNDRTRYAGRHDRQVSLSVNDRENTGGTTLSTSYLTIRPTSTSSEVESTIPNALRITKNIGGYICKWLYLDFNYIASLDPGVFDNLVALEVLAITGNNLSSIPLVLSYNNLNTTAWLNPFRVLEFLDLSHNKIEDITSEDFKRLQRLSILMLGNNRLYTFDMSSDILRSLKVLDLSSNELVYVEDNQKQFDLLEELHLDHNSLIALQPSSSWKLKNITLSYNDWDCVKMERLLRSFPPNVSIDFKAETYCPSESTARIVLYKWRGNALP; this is translated from the exons ATGGATACGCAAACCGTCACTTCGATGGATAATGATCGTACGCGGTACGCGGGTCGACACGATCGGCAAGTGTCCTTAAGTGTCAACGACAGGGAGAACACGGGAGGCACGACCCTTTCCACGTCCTACTTGACCATCCGACCAACCTCGACGTCTTCGGAGGTGGAGTCAACCATCCCGAATGCCCTCCG TATTACGAAGAACATTGGTGGATATATTTGCAAGTGGCTTTACCTCGATTTCAACTACATCGCATCGCTTGACCCAGGAGTCTTTGATAATCTGGTTGCACTCGAGGTCCTAGCCATAACTGGTAACAACCTATCCAGCATTCC ACTTGTGTTATCGTACAATAACCTTAACACCACTGCATGGTTGAACCCGTTTAGGGTGCTTGAATTTCTCGATCTATCACACAACAAGATTGAGGACATCACATCAGAGGATTTCAAGCGACTGCAACGATTAAGTATCCTTATGCTGGGTAACAATCGCTTGTATACATTCGACATGAGTAGCGATATCCTAAGATCGCTCAAGGTTCTTGATTTATCATCTAATGAGTTGGTATATGTAGAAGACAATCAGAAACAGTTTGATCTGCTGGAAGAGCTACACCTCGATCATAACAGTTTAATAGCACTACAACCAAGTTCATCGTGGAAGTTAAAGAATATTACTTTGTCTTATAACGACTGGGATTGCGTTAAAATGGAGCGTTTGTTACGAAGTTTCCCACCCAATGTTAGCATCGACTTCAAAGCGGAAACCTACTGCCCGAGTGAGTCTACCGCAAGGATTGTGTTGTACAAGTGGAGAGGAAATGCCTTACCGTGA